In Gimesia chilikensis, the genomic window CCCGCAATCCCCAAAAACGCGCTATACTTCGCCTCGTAATTGAGATCCGTTCCCTGCTGAATGTTCTGAAAGATTAGCGCCGACTGATCCGGAATCTGATTCTGTTGAAAAGCCAGACTTAATTCGTCACGTTCCGGCTCACTCATGGGTCCGCGCCACTGTAGAGTGCCTGAATCCGAAGAATAACTCGCCTTCTCAGAGACCTTCGACAGATCGAATTGCGCTGGCGCAGGATCCAGTTGCGCGACTGCGATAGTCTCCGGTCCCAGAAATGTCCAGCTCAGCATGGTTCCCGCTCCCGTGGCCCAACCGGGCCAGGCCCACGGGACAATATTCAACAGCAGCATGATCCAGGCCCAGTTTTTATTTAATCGACAAAACCCGGTGATCGCACTTTCGCCAGTCACCAGCGTCCAGCGTTCGATTTCCATATTCATAAAAAACTGAGTCATCACTCCCAGCAGACAGGCCCAGAAAAATATGAAACCGGTTTTGTAAGTGATATAAGGCCAGAGCACAAACTCGCCGGACCCCAATGACAAACCAGCCAGCATGATGCTGGGACCAATCATCTTTTTCCAGGAAATCGCGGCAGGCAGATCGCGATACTTCAACGGGGGCAGGGACTGGTGTGGGATGACATCATCGGGAACCAGTTCTTCCTCAACAACGGCACTATCGTCTGACATGTAGAACGTCTTTCTTGAATGGCGAGCGAAATTCAGAAGCAGATCATTCTAAAATGAACCCGATCAGACCGCCACTCTCGCTGAGAACTTCGATCAGATTCAGAGATTCCAGAAAACAGATTTCGCATTCTCTCAATCCGATTTGATCGGTTTGATCCAGGAGACCTGCGTTATCAGATGATTCAGAGAGGCAAATGAAATGTGGGCATTAGTTGCATAGCGAGGTGAAGAATTCGCCGGGAAGGTCGCCAACGTCGCATCACCTACCAGAAAGACATTGAAGTCTTGTGATAGATTTTCATAGCCGGCCGTTGTCTTACAGAAACACATGTCTGTCGCATAACCGGTTAACAGCACATGGCGGATCCCCTGCTGCTTTAAAAAATCCTTCAGCGGTGCATATCCTTCCCGATCGAAGATCAGCACATCATCATCGTGGACCGTAATGTCGGCAGTAACGGGCACCGGTACTGCCCAGAACCCTTTGCCGTTAAAGTGGTCACCTGCACTCAAACCTGAAAACTGTTTGAAGTAATCAATCACTGGCTGTTCCTGCGAGAGCGTTATTTGCGCAGGCAACGGTTTCCCCCGATAAGGTAGACTTTTCAGTTGTTGTGCCAGATCCTTCCGTGCCTGTGCTCGTTCTTCTGATGTTGGATTATAATCGAATGTGCGATACAACTTTTTTCGGATCGGATCGACTTTTCCAATCAGGCTGTACATGATCAGCGCATTCTGCTTTCTCATTCGCTTCAGAAAGGGATCTATCACTTCCCGCGTGTGCCGACCTGCTAAATGATTCTTTTCGGGAGTACAGAAATCCGCGGCGCCCGCTGGTTCTGGTGTCTGCCACCCCTGACCGTCATCAATCCCCCAGGGATGAACCATGATCACTGCGGTCCTCTTAATCGAAATCCGATTCGGCATTTCGATTATTCCCCGGGCATTGTAAGAAAAACGCCACGCGCGGACCGAAAGATCTGCATCGGCATCATCGACCAGCAGTGGAGATTCGAATCGGCGTAATTCTTCGATGGGCTGTACGAATTCGGGATGATCCGCAAGCAAGGGTTTTGCATTTTTGATCGGCTGCAATGTGTTTTGATATA contains:
- a CDS encoding isochorismatase family protein — its product is MKFLSLMALSLISYSLVIHPVWAGDEPRIYQNTLQPIKNAKPLLADHPEFVQPIEELRRFESPLLVDDADADLSVRAWRFSYNARGIIEMPNRISIKRTAVIMVHPWGIDDGQGWQTPEPAGAADFCTPEKNHLAGRHTREVIDPFLKRMRKQNALIMYSLIGKVDPIRKKLYRTFDYNPTSEERAQARKDLAQQLKSLPYRGKPLPAQITLSQEQPVIDYFKQFSGLSAGDHFNGKGFWAVPVPVTADITVHDDDVLIFDREGYAPLKDFLKQQGIRHVLLTGYATDMCFCKTTAGYENLSQDFNVFLVGDATLATFPANSSPRYATNAHISFASLNHLITQVSWIKPIKSD